From the Methanocaldococcus fervens AG86 genome, the window ACCATAAGCTGCTTTTTAAAATCCATTATGAGAAATGTGATTCTACATAATATTCCAAAAATTTTTACAAATTTATTACCATCAATTTTACCTTTTTTATGCAATTTCTGTTTTAAATATTTATATATATCAACAATGGTGTCATGAAAATTTTATCTATTTGTAGTAATTTTTCAAAACATTTTACTGCTTCTTCAAATCTTTCTAATCTCGCAAATGCTACCCCTTTATTGTTCCAAGCATGAGAAAATATTTTAATTATATTTTTTTAATATATATTTTTATGTTTTTCTTATTAAAAAATATTTCAATAGCATCCTTTATTTCTT encodes:
- a CDS encoding tetratricopeptide repeat protein → MIKIFSHAWNNKGVAFARLERFEEAVKCFEKLLQIDKIFMTPLLIYINI